In Pongo pygmaeus isolate AG05252 chromosome 13, NHGRI_mPonPyg2-v2.0_pri, whole genome shotgun sequence, one genomic interval encodes:
- the NXNL2 gene encoding nucleoredoxin-like protein 2 isoform X1 → MVDILGGRHLVTCKGAAVEAEAALQNKVVALYFAAARCAPSRDFTPLLCDFYTALVAEARRPAPFEVVFVSADGSSQEMLDFMRELHGAWLALPFHDPYRHHCCELGEGKDIEEELDTPRVQLFSPHTIRVLHSASLCSSTMCCDHVTQQSCCWVYTQKKGKGSQYIEEVSAPPCLLQHCSQQPRFGSNLSVHQQMNG, encoded by the exons ATGGTTGACATTCTGGGCGGGCGGCACCTGGTGACCTGTAAGGGCGCGGCggtggaggccgaggcggcgctGCAGAACAAGGTGGTGGCACTGTACTTCGCGGCGGCCCGGTGCGCGCCGAGCCGCGACTTCACGCCGCTGCTCTGCGACTTCTATACGGCGCTGGTGGCCGAGGCGCGGCGGCCCGCGCCCTTCGAAGTGGTCTTCGTGTCAGCCGACGGCAGCTCCCAGGAGATGCTGGACTTCATGCGCGAGCTGCATGGCGCCTGGCTGGCGCTGCCCTTCCACGATCCCTACCGGCA CCATTGCTGTGAATTAGGTGAGGGGAAAGATATTGAAGAGGAGTTGGACACCCCGAGAGTGCAGCTGTTCTCCCCCCACACCATCCGTGTCCTGCATTCTGCGAGTCTGTGCTCATCAACAATGTGCTGTGACCATGTGACTCAGCAGTCCTgctgctgggtatatacacaaaagaaaggaaaaggaagccagtatattgaagaggtatctgcacccccatgtttattgcagcactgttcacaacagccaagatttggaagcaacctaagtgtccatcaacagatgaatggataa
- the NXNL2 gene encoding nucleoredoxin-like protein 2 isoform X2, giving the protein MVDILGGRHLVTCKGAAVEAEAALQNKVVALYFAAARCAPSRDFTPLLCDFYTALVAEARRPAPFEVVFVSADGSSQEMLDFMRELHGAWLALPFHDPYRHELRKRYNVTAIPKLVIVKQNGEVITNTGRKQIRERGLACFQDWVEVADIFQNFSV; this is encoded by the exons ATGGTTGACATTCTGGGCGGGCGGCACCTGGTGACCTGTAAGGGCGCGGCggtggaggccgaggcggcgctGCAGAACAAGGTGGTGGCACTGTACTTCGCGGCGGCCCGGTGCGCGCCGAGCCGCGACTTCACGCCGCTGCTCTGCGACTTCTATACGGCGCTGGTGGCCGAGGCGCGGCGGCCCGCGCCCTTCGAAGTGGTCTTCGTGTCAGCCGACGGCAGCTCCCAGGAGATGCTGGACTTCATGCGCGAGCTGCATGGCGCCTGGCTGGCGCTGCCCTTCCACGATCCCTACCGGCA tgagctgaggaagAGGTACAACGTCACAGCCATCCCCAAGCTTGTGATTGTGAAACAAAATGGGGAGGTCATCACCAACACAGGGCGGAAGCAGATCCGGGAGCGGGGGTTGGCCTGCTTCCAGGACTGGGTGGAGGTGGCCGATATCTTCCAGAATTTCTCCGTTTGA
- the NXNL2 gene encoding nucleoredoxin-like protein 2 isoform X3, giving the protein MVDILGGRHLVTCKGAAVEAEAALQNKVVALYFAAARCAPSRDFTPLLCDFYTALVAEARRPAPFEVVFVSADGSSQEMLDFMRELHGAWLALPFHDPYRQARVLHHHPGWSAVLWSQLPATSNSWVQAILLPQPPK; this is encoded by the exons ATGGTTGACATTCTGGGCGGGCGGCACCTGGTGACCTGTAAGGGCGCGGCggtggaggccgaggcggcgctGCAGAACAAGGTGGTGGCACTGTACTTCGCGGCGGCCCGGTGCGCGCCGAGCCGCGACTTCACGCCGCTGCTCTGCGACTTCTATACGGCGCTGGTGGCCGAGGCGCGGCGGCCCGCGCCCTTCGAAGTGGTCTTCGTGTCAGCCGACGGCAGCTCCCAGGAGATGCTGGACTTCATGCGCGAGCTGCATGGCGCCTGGCTGGCGCTGCCCTTCCACGATCCCTACCGGCA agctagGGTCTTGcaccatcatccaggctggagtgcagtgctgtggtcacagctccctgcaacctcgaactcctgggttcaagcaatcctcctgcctcagcctcccaagtag
- the LOC134737939 gene encoding uncharacterized protein LOC134737939: MRHSKTSDPRYLGDSAAPASGSGASQATSSPQVSAPSRNCAPPTLPRPPTTAPRPHPPHAPQLRPAHIPHSPPTAPRPHPRPRPHCASPASPHCPPTAPGPHPYTLHPLRPAHISAPSPTAPRPHPRTLLQLRLAHIPTLSPHCAPRTLPLPPPLRPAHTPAPSPSRRPADILRPRPHPDCAPPTLPRPLPLVVRPTSRTPLLRPAHTPAPSPHCALPTLPHSPPTTPPTTSRAPAPIPTAPRPHPGALPPLGSPVVGTLPSASTLFSRRSALPSVPPHLLPPVLPPHSALPPPSLPPTPCAPLQRPTPLLPKNPASLSFPPGLASSLALPAGPRRRCPAAVSPGHLNLALELLPRPSTLEEAWGGWDDEEREG, translated from the coding sequence ATGAGACACTCAAAGACCAGCGACCCCAGATACCTGGGCGACAGCGCGGCACCCGCCTCTGGGAGCGGAGCCAGCCAGGCAACCTCAAGCCCTCAGGTCTCTGCACCCTCCCGCAACTGCGCCCCGCCCACACTCCCGCGCCCTCCCACCACTGCGCCCCGCCCACATCCCCCGCATGCTCCCCAACTGCGCCCTGCCCACATCCCGCACTCTCCACCCACTGCGCCCCGCCCAcatccccgcccccgcccccactgCGCCTCGCCCGCATCCCCACACTGTCCCCCCACTGCGCCGGGCCCACATCCCTACACTCTCCACCCACTGCGCCCCGCCCACATCTCCGCACCCTCCCCCACCGCACCCCGCCCACATCCCCGCACTCTCCTCCAACTGCGCCTCGCCCACATCCCCACACTTTCCCCTCACTGCGCCCCGCGCACACTCCCGCTCCCTCCACCCCTGCGCCCCGCCCACACTCCCGCGCCCTCCCCCTCACGGCGGCCAGCAGACATCCTGCGGCCCCGCCCTCATCCCGACTGCGCCCCGCCCACACTCCCGCGCCCTCTCCCACTGGTTGTCCGGCCCACATCCCGCACTCCTCTACTGCGCCCCGCTCACACTCCCGCACCCTCCCCTCACTGCGCCCTGCCCACACTCCCGCACTCTCCCCCCACTACGCCCCCTACCACATCCCGCGCCCCCGCCCCCATCCCCACTGCGCCCCGCCCACACCCCGGCGCCCTCCCGCCCCTGGGCTCTCCCGTCGTGGGCACTCTCCCTAGCGCCTCTACACTTTTCTCCCGACGCAGCGCCCTGCCCTCCGTCCCGCCCCACCTACTGCCTCCTGTGCTTCCCCCACACagtgctcttcctcctccttcacttCCTCCCACTCCTTGCGCTCCCCTTCAGCGCCCCACGCCGCTCCTCCCCAAAAACCCCGCGTCGCTCTCCTTCCCTCCTGGGCTCGCTTCCAGTCTGGCGCTCCCTGCCGGGCCCCGCCGCAGGTGTCCCGCAGCCGTCTCCCCAGGACATTTGAATCTTGCCTTGGAGCTCTTGCCGCGGCCCAGCACCCTGGAAGAGGCATGGGGAGGATGGGACGACGAGGAAAGGGAAGGGTAA